The following are from one region of the Anomaloglossus baeobatrachus isolate aAnoBae1 chromosome 1, aAnoBae1.hap1, whole genome shotgun sequence genome:
- the LCORL gene encoding ligand-dependent nuclear receptor corepressor-like protein isoform X2, which translates to MAAQCRSPRCTAERKGFRRELDSWRHRLIHCVGFESILEGLYGPGLRKDLSLFDDCEPQELVDWCVDDKCSLCNLRKDTNDYTPSGGSAQSTPTGELISQGQFYAEKTECHAENYLNALFQKKDLPQNCDPNIPLVAQELMKKMIRQFAIEYISRSRKMYHDSNGTIADDPHGRNGIQKDHTDSLLFDEQDGPLDLTVTRIQEQTFQDGVLDLSIKRNGCAFDENSKTRNAKNGRHQRDREDYLDRSPEFANGLLSKALKDIHLGTLDVNKAAVLYGIPQKTLLLHLKALSAGKPAHLKNTAQNCIDGYLYKDSTETSTVLQKVALWARAQAEHTEKNKLCLLETSELKLPTASSYLHQLTLQRMVAQFKEKKEGLHCESSVPIVQLKIPQVRVSSVTKQPDSSGLLDVMYQVTKTSTVIENSSLQKLKNILPQQSKVECSGSITRSVVDSHVLHGDLSPLCLNAKNGGGGGDASSDTLDDDRKDKQPRKKRGRYRQYDHEIMEEAIGMVLSGKMSVSKAQGIYGVPHSTLEYKVKERSGTLKNPPKKKLRLADAHLYNVVNSGTDISRNSSKSM; encoded by the exons ACTGTGAACCACAAGAACTGGTTGATTGGTGTGTGGATGATAAATGCTCACTATGTAACCTCCGCAAGGATACTAAT GATTACACGCCATCAGGTGGTTCTGCACAATCCACACCTACAGGGGAACTGATATCTCAGGGCCAGTTCTACGCAGAGAAAACTGAATGCCATGCTGAAAATTATTTAAATGCACTCTTTCAAAAGAAAG ATCTTCCTCAGAACTGTGATCCCAACATTCCACTTGTAGCTCAGGAATTAATGAAGAAAATGATCCGTCAGTTTGCAATTGAATATATTTCAAGAAGCCGAAAAATGTATCACGATAGTAACGGAACAATAGCAGATGATCCTCATGGTCGCAATGGCATCCAAAAAGACCATACCGATAGCTTACTTTTTGATGAGCAGGACGGTCCTCTTGATCTCACTGTTACCAGGATTCAAGAACAAACTTTTCAGGATG GAGTCTTGGATCTCTCTATTAAAAGAAATGGGTGTGCATTTGATGAGAACTCCAagacaagaaatgcaaaaaatgg GAGACATCAGAGAGACCGAGAAGACTATTTGGACCGGAGTCCCGAATTTGCAAACGGTTTGCTTTCGAAAGCATTGAAAGATATTCATTTGGGAACACTGGATGTTAACAAAGCGGCCGTCCTTTATGGCATACCTCAGAAAACTTTGCTTCTTCACTTAAAAGCCTTATCGGCAGGCAAGCCTGCACATCTTAAGAACACAGCTCAAAATTGTATCGATGGGTATTTATACAAAGACAGTACAGAGACAAGTACTGTTCTACAGAAAGTGGCCCTGTGGGCAAGGGCTCAAGCAGAGCATACCGAAAAAAACAAACTCTGTCTACTTGAAACCTCGGAACTGAAACTCCCAACAGCTTCCAGTTACCTCCACCAGTTAACTCTACAGAGAATGGTTGCGCAGTTCAAAGAAAAAAAGGAAGGTTTGCATTGTGAATCTTCAGTTCCCATTGTACAGTTGAAAATTCCTCAGGTACGAGTGAGCTCTGTGACGAAACAGCCCGATTCCTCTGGTCTTCTGGATGTTATGTACCAGGTTACCAAAACCTCGACAGTCATCGAAAACTCTTCTCTTCAGAAACTAAAAAACATACTTCCTCAGCAAAGCAAAGTTGAATGTTCCGGAAGTATAACTCGCTCAGTCGTCGATTCTCACGTTCTTCACGGGGACCTTTCTCCTTTGTGTCTTAATGCAAAGAATGGAGGTGGCGGCGGCGACGCCTCCTCGGACACCCTAGATGACGACCGGAAGGATAAACAGCCAAGGAAAAAACGTGGACGCTACAGACAATATGATCACGAAATTATGGAAGAAGCTATAGGTATGGTATTGAGCGGGAAAATGAGCGTTTCCAAAGCACAAGGCATCTACGGCGTACCTCACAGCACTTTAGAATACAAAGTTAAAGAAAGATCTGGAACGTTGAAGAACCCTCCGAAAAAAAAGCTTCGCCTGGCAGACGCTCATTTATACAATGTTGTTAATTCAGGGACCGATATCTCCAGAAATAGTAGCAAGTCTATGTAG